Within the Catenulispora sp. GP43 genome, the region GACGCCACGGCATGCTCATCGGACCAGTCACACAAACACTGCTGCAACACGCCGAATGCCCCGTCGCCGTGGTACCCCAGTGATTTCCGGGCCGGGCTGAACGTCCCGGCCGGGCACGGGCCGTCGGTCCCGCGGTGAGGTGACCTCGGGCCCTCCCGGCCACGGCCCCGGCCCGGCGATGCTTCGAACAAGGGCTCTGATGCCCGGCCGACACAGGATTCCAGGAGGCGAGTGTCATGACCGTTCCTTCGCTGGGCACCCTCGTCCCAGCACCGCGCCGCAGGCGGTGGCAGCTCCCGACGCGACGCGGCCGGGAACGGGCAGCCCTGCGGGCCCGGAGCCTGAACCTGGCCTCGGCCGGCACCACGGTGCCGCTGACCATGGCGGAGAACGACCCGATGCTGCTGCGCCTGGCCGTGGAGGACCTGTGCTGGCACATGGCGGTCGACGACCTGGACCGGCGCAGACCGCGCCGCGGCGATCGTGCCGGGCGGGACGCCTGGCTGGCCGAACAGGCCCACCTGGAGGACGAGCGCAGACGGCTCGCCGCCATGCTGACCGAGACGATCAGCGCGCTCTAGCCGGTCACGGGGCGCGCAGGGCCTTTCGGCCCGACGCCCCCGGGCCCCACGGCACTACGGCCCGGATCGGAGTCGCAGGAGTCTGGGTGTCGGAGGAAGTCCGCTAGGAAGTCCGCATCCGACCCATGGAGGTTCCAGTCATGAAGGCGCTCGTCTACGGCGGCCCCGGCAAGAAGGTATGGACTGACAAGGCCGATCCGGCCATCGCAGACCCGCGCGACGCGATCATCCGCGTCGACGCGGTCACCATCTGCGGCACCGACCTGCACATCCTCAAGGGCGACGTGCCCGAGACGCAGCCGGGCACCGTCCTGGGCCATGAGGCCGTCGGCACCGTCGTCGAGGTCGGATCCGGCGTCAGCACGCTGACCCCGGGCGACCGGGTCCTGGCCTCGTGCATCTCTGCCTGCGGCACCTGCCGCTTCTGCCGGGCCGGCGCCTACGGCCAGTGCCTGGCCGGCGGCGGCTGGATCCTCGGCCACACCACCGACGGCGTGCAGGCCGAGTACGCCCGGCTGCCGTTCGCCGACCTGTCCACGTACAAGCTCTCGGACACCATCAGCGACGAGTCCGCGGTGCTGCTCGCGGACATCCTGCCGACCTCCTACGAGGTCGGCGTCCTCAACGGACACGTCCGGCCCGGCGACACCGTCGTCGTGGTCGGCGCCGGACCCATCGGCCTGGCCGCCATCCTCACCGCGCGGCTGTTCTCCCCCTCGCACATCATCGCGATCGACAAGGCCGCCTCCCGCTTGCAGGCCGCCAAGCACTTCGGCGCCTCTTCCACGATTCAGCCCGACCAGGACCCGGCCGAGGTGGTGCGGGCCCTGACCGGCGGCCTGGGCGCGGACGTCGTCATCGAGGCGGTGGGCGTCCCGGAGACCTTCGAGCTGTGCACCACGCTGGTCCGCCCCGGCGGCCACGTCGCGAACATCGGCGTGCACGGCAAGCCCGCGACCCTGCACCTGGAAGACCTGTGGATCAAGAACGTCACGATCACCACCGGGCTGGTCGACACCTTCTCCACGCCGAC harbors:
- a CDS encoding zinc-dependent alcohol dehydrogenase family protein, with product MKALVYGGPGKKVWTDKADPAIADPRDAIIRVDAVTICGTDLHILKGDVPETQPGTVLGHEAVGTVVEVGSGVSTLTPGDRVLASCISACGTCRFCRAGAYGQCLAGGGWILGHTTDGVQAEYARLPFADLSTYKLSDTISDESAVLLADILPTSYEVGVLNGHVRPGDTVVVVGAGPIGLAAILTARLFSPSHIIAIDKAASRLQAAKHFGASSTIQPDQDPAEVVRALTGGLGADVVIEAVGVPETFELCTTLVRPGGHVANIGVHGKPATLHLEDLWIKNVTITTGLVDTFSTPTLLRMLEAGQLDVGPMVTHRFALDDFEQAYQVFADAADTGALKVVLSRS